Proteins from a genomic interval of Halopseudomonas litoralis:
- the ubiG gene encoding bifunctional 2-polyprenyl-6-hydroxyphenol methylase/3-demethylubiquinol 3-O-methyltransferase UbiG codes for MTLNVDRAEVAKFEALASRWWDRESEFKPLHEINPLRTNWIDEKSALAGKEVLDVGCGGGILSEAMAQRGARVTGIDMGEAPLAVARLHQLESGVEVEYQQCTAEEMAELHPGRFDVVTCMEMLEHVPDPASVIRACATLVKPGGHVFFSTINRNPKAFALAIVGAEYVLRMLPRGTHEYAKFIRPAELGTWTRDAGLDMQDIIGMTYNPLLRHYKLAQDVDVNYMIHCQRGA; via the coding sequence ATGACGCTTAATGTCGACCGGGCGGAAGTCGCCAAATTCGAAGCCCTGGCCAGCCGCTGGTGGGATCGCGAAAGCGAATTCAAGCCGTTGCATGAGATCAACCCGCTGCGCACCAACTGGATTGACGAGAAGTCCGCGTTGGCCGGCAAGGAAGTGCTGGACGTCGGTTGCGGCGGCGGCATTCTCTCCGAGGCCATGGCCCAGCGTGGCGCGCGCGTCACCGGCATCGATATGGGCGAAGCGCCGTTGGCTGTCGCCCGGCTGCACCAGCTGGAATCCGGCGTCGAAGTGGAGTATCAGCAGTGCACCGCAGAAGAAATGGCCGAGCTGCACCCGGGCCGTTTCGACGTGGTGACCTGCATGGAGATGCTGGAACACGTCCCCGACCCGGCGTCGGTGATCCGCGCCTGCGCCACGCTGGTGAAACCGGGCGGTCACGTGTTTTTCTCGACCATCAACCGCAACCCCAAGGCCTTCGCTCTCGCCATCGTTGGTGCGGAATACGTACTGCGCATGCTGCCGCGCGGCACCCATGAATATGCCAAGTTCATTCGCCCAGCCGAGCTCGGCACCTGGACCCGCGACGCCGGCCTGGACATGCAGGACATCATCGGCATGACCTACAACCCACTACTGCGTCATTACAAGCTGGCCCAGGATGTAGACGTGAACTACATGATCCACTGCCAGCGCGGAGCCTGA
- the scpB gene encoding SMC-Scp complex subunit ScpB has product MTRPPLERILEALLQASTKPLSLERMRELLDDPAPSLDTLRKALSRLADDCAERSVELREVASGWRLQVRDEHSPWVSRLWEERPQRYSRALLETLSLIAYRQPITRGEIEDVRGVAVSSQIIRTLLEREWVRVVGHREVPGRPAMYATTRQFLDYFNLCGLADLPPLAELREISDDLPPAAAGEAAGETAPEWMPVTPLAATDQVGAGDFGALLEELNAMETDLKTDFNDLLPPSVDDMEPDADT; this is encoded by the coding sequence ATGACCCGACCACCGCTTGAACGGATTCTCGAGGCGCTGCTGCAGGCCTCCACCAAACCCCTGTCATTGGAGCGCATGCGTGAGCTGCTTGATGACCCGGCACCGTCGCTGGACACGCTGCGTAAGGCCCTGTCGCGGCTGGCAGATGATTGCGCGGAGCGCTCGGTGGAACTGCGCGAGGTAGCCAGCGGCTGGCGACTGCAGGTACGTGACGAACATTCGCCCTGGGTCAGCCGTCTATGGGAAGAGCGCCCGCAACGCTACTCCCGGGCGCTGCTGGAAACCCTGTCGCTGATTGCCTACCGGCAGCCCATCACCCGCGGTGAAATCGAGGATGTCCGCGGTGTCGCGGTCAGCAGCCAGATTATCCGCACCTTGCTCGAGCGTGAATGGGTACGGGTGGTTGGGCATCGAGAGGTTCCGGGGCGTCCGGCGATGTATGCCACCACGCGGCAATTTCTCGATTATTTCAATCTGTGCGGCCTCGCGGATCTGCCGCCGCTGGCTGAGTTGCGTGAAATCAGCGATGACTTGCCGCCGGCAGCTGCTGGTGAAGCCGCCGGGGAAACAGCACCGGAATGGATGCCAGTGACGCCGTTGGCCGCAACTGATCAGGTCGGTGCGGGTGATTTCGGGGCATTGCTGGAAGAGCTCAATGCCATGGAAACCGATCTGAAAACCGATTTCAATGATCTGTTACCGCCGTCCGTCGATGATATGGAGCCGGACGCAGATACGTGA
- the gyrA gene encoding DNA gyrase subunit A — MGELAREILPVNIEDELKQSYLDYAMSVIVGRALPDVRDGLKPVHRRVLFAMSELNNDWNKPYKKSARVVGDVIGKYHPHGDSAVYDTIVRMAQPFSLRYLLVDGQGNFGSVDGDSAAAMRYTEIRMTKLAHELLADLDKETVDWVPNYDGTEQIPEVLPTRVPNLLVNGSSGIAVGMATNIPPHNLTEVVNGCLALIANPDMTIEELMEHIPGPDFPTAGIINGRAGIVEAYKTGRGRIYVRARCTIEDIDKVGGRQQILIHELPYQVNKARLIEKIAELVKEKKLEGISELRDESDKDGMRVVIELRRGEVAEVILNNLYSQTQMQNVFGINVVGLLDGRPRILNLRELLDAFIRHRREVVTRRTVYELRKARERGHILEGQAVALSNIDPVIAMIKASPSPAEARERLLAEAWEPGTVIEMVERAGADSCRPDELPEQYGLRDGKYHLSPEQAQAILDLRLHRLTGLEHEKLLSEYQEILTQIGELLRILNSEQRLMEVIVEELEHIRTNFGDARRTEIVASRMDLSIADLITEEERVVTISHGGYAKSQPLADYNAQRRGGRGKAATGVKDEDYVSHLLVANSHTTLMLFSSKGKVYWLKTYEIPEASRTARGRPLVNLLPLDEGEYITTMLPIEEYTEGWFIFMATANGTVKKTPLPQFSRQRSVGLIALDLDEGDTLISAALTDGNKQVMLFSDGGKVTRFNETDVRAMGRTARGVRGMRLGEGQCLVSMLIAEEGSQILTASEHGYGKRTPVEDFPQYKRGGQGVIAMVTSERNGPLIGAVQVVDGEEIMLISDQGTLVRTRVSEVSSLSRNTQGVTLIKLANGEKLVGLERVQEPSDEEGEDDADEAGETDTGAADDSTGTTDDQE, encoded by the coding sequence ATGGGTGAGCTGGCCAGAGAAATTCTTCCAGTCAATATCGAAGATGAGCTGAAGCAATCGTACCTTGACTACGCCATGAGCGTGATCGTCGGGCGGGCTCTGCCTGATGTGCGCGACGGCCTCAAGCCTGTGCACCGTCGCGTGCTGTTCGCGATGAGCGAGCTCAACAACGACTGGAACAAACCGTACAAGAAGTCCGCCCGTGTGGTCGGTGACGTTATCGGTAAATATCACCCGCATGGCGACTCCGCGGTGTACGACACCATCGTACGTATGGCGCAGCCGTTCTCGCTCCGCTATCTGCTGGTGGATGGTCAGGGCAACTTCGGTTCGGTCGACGGCGACAGCGCCGCGGCCATGCGTTACACCGAAATCCGCATGACCAAGCTGGCCCATGAGCTGCTGGCCGATCTGGACAAGGAAACGGTCGACTGGGTGCCCAACTACGATGGCACCGAACAGATCCCTGAGGTGTTGCCGACCCGGGTGCCGAACCTGCTGGTCAACGGCTCCAGTGGTATCGCCGTGGGCATGGCCACCAATATTCCGCCACACAACCTCACCGAAGTCGTCAACGGTTGTCTGGCGCTGATTGCAAACCCGGATATGACCATCGAAGAACTGATGGAGCACATCCCCGGCCCGGATTTCCCCACCGCCGGTATCATCAATGGCCGCGCCGGTATCGTCGAAGCCTACAAGACCGGTCGTGGCCGTATCTATGTACGTGCCCGCTGCACCATCGAAGACATCGACAAGGTCGGCGGTCGCCAGCAGATTCTCATCCACGAGCTGCCTTACCAGGTGAACAAGGCGCGGCTGATCGAGAAGATTGCCGAACTGGTCAAGGAGAAGAAGCTCGAGGGTATTTCCGAGCTGCGCGATGAGTCCGACAAGGACGGCATGCGCGTGGTCATCGAGCTGCGCCGCGGCGAAGTGGCCGAGGTGATTCTCAACAATCTCTATTCCCAGACCCAGATGCAGAACGTGTTCGGCATCAACGTGGTGGGTTTGCTGGACGGTCGTCCGCGCATCCTCAACCTCCGCGAGCTGCTGGATGCCTTCATCCGCCACCGCCGCGAGGTGGTTACCCGCCGGACCGTGTATGAGCTGCGCAAGGCGCGTGAGCGCGGGCATATTCTGGAAGGTCAGGCAGTTGCGCTGTCCAATATCGATCCGGTCATCGCCATGATCAAGGCTTCGCCATCACCAGCCGAAGCGCGCGAGCGTCTGCTGGCCGAAGCCTGGGAGCCGGGTACGGTGATCGAGATGGTCGAGCGCGCCGGGGCAGACAGCTGCCGCCCGGACGAGTTGCCCGAGCAGTATGGTCTGCGCGACGGTAAATACCATCTGTCGCCAGAGCAGGCCCAGGCCATTCTGGATCTGCGTCTGCACCGCCTGACCGGTCTGGAGCACGAAAAGCTGTTGTCCGAGTACCAGGAGATCCTGACCCAGATCGGCGAGCTGCTGCGGATTCTGAACAGCGAACAGCGGTTGATGGAAGTCATCGTCGAGGAGTTGGAGCACATCAGAACCAATTTCGGCGACGCGCGGCGCACCGAAATTGTCGCTTCACGTATGGATCTGAGCATTGCCGATCTGATTACCGAAGAAGAGCGCGTGGTGACCATTTCCCACGGTGGTTACGCGAAGAGCCAGCCGCTCGCCGATTACAACGCCCAGCGTCGCGGCGGTCGCGGCAAGGCCGCCACCGGCGTCAAGGATGAAGATTACGTATCGCATCTGCTGGTCGCCAACAGCCACACCACGCTGATGCTGTTCTCCAGCAAGGGCAAGGTGTACTGGCTGAAGACCTACGAAATTCCGGAAGCCTCGCGTACCGCGCGCGGCCGTCCGCTGGTCAACCTGTTGCCGCTGGATGAAGGTGAGTACATCACCACCATGCTGCCGATCGAGGAATACACCGAAGGCTGGTTCATCTTCATGGCCACCGCCAACGGCACCGTGAAGAAAACCCCGCTGCCGCAGTTCAGTCGTCAGCGCAGTGTCGGCCTGATCGCGCTGGATCTGGACGAGGGCGATACGCTGATCAGCGCCGCCCTGACCGATGGCAACAAGCAGGTCATGCTGTTCTCCGATGGTGGCAAGGTAACCCGCTTCAATGAAACCGACGTGCGTGCCATGGGTCGTACCGCTCGGGGTGTGCGCGGCATGCGGTTGGGCGAAGGGCAGTGCCTGGTGTCGATGCTGATTGCCGAGGAGGGCAGCCAGATCCTCACGGCGTCCGAGCACGGCTACGGCAAGCGCACACCGGTAGAAGACTTCCCGCAGTACAAGCGCGGTGGTCAGGGCGTTATCGCCATGGTCACCAGCGAGCGCAACGGGCCTTTGATTGGCGCCGTGCAGGTGGTCGATGGCGAGGAAATCATGTTGATTTCCGACCAGGGCACCCTGGTGCGTACCCGTGTTTCCGAAGTATCCAGCCTGTCCCGCAACACCCAGGGTGTGACCCTCATCAAGCTGGCCAATGGCGAGAAGCTGGTGGGTCTGGAGCGGGTGCAGGAGCCTTCCGACGAGGAAGGTGAAGACGACGCCGATGAGGCTGGCGAGACCGACACCGGGGCGGCTGATGACAGCACCGGGACCACTGACGATCAAGAGTAG
- the hisC gene encoding histidinol-phosphate transaminase — MSCDFLSLALPGVQKLSPYVPGKPVEELAREFGLDPDEIIKLASNENPLGPAPMALKAIQAALPELTRYPDGNGFTLKQALSRHFGFDLTMITLGNGSNDILELLTRAFVLPEHEVVFSQHAFAVYPIVTQAVGATAVEVPAREWGHDLEAMAAAITPATRLVFIANPNNPTGTWIERADFEAFMERVPAQVLVVLDEAYTEYVDAKDALNGFDFVARYPNLIVSRTFSKAYGLAALRVGYCISHPQVADVINRVRQPFNVNSLALAAAVASLQDNAYLAESRRANREGMLQLEQGFRALGLGWIASRGNFVAVDLGREAAPVYQGLLREGVIVRPVAGYGMPNHLRVSIGLPQENKRFLEALGRVLTGE, encoded by the coding sequence ATGAGTTGCGATTTTCTGAGCCTGGCGCTGCCGGGTGTGCAAAAACTGTCCCCTTACGTTCCCGGCAAGCCGGTGGAAGAGCTGGCTCGGGAGTTCGGCCTGGATCCGGATGAGATCATCAAGCTGGCCAGCAATGAAAACCCCCTCGGTCCAGCACCCATGGCGCTCAAGGCCATTCAGGCAGCTCTGCCGGAACTGACCCGTTATCCCGATGGCAACGGCTTCACCCTGAAGCAGGCGCTGTCCCGGCACTTCGGTTTCGACCTGACGATGATCACGCTGGGCAACGGCTCGAATGACATTCTCGAACTGCTGACGCGCGCTTTTGTCCTGCCTGAGCATGAGGTTGTGTTCAGTCAGCACGCCTTTGCCGTCTATCCCATCGTCACCCAGGCGGTGGGCGCCACCGCAGTGGAAGTGCCCGCCCGGGAGTGGGGGCATGATCTGGAGGCGATGGCGGCGGCCATTACCCCGGCGACACGGCTGGTGTTCATCGCCAACCCCAACAACCCGACCGGCACCTGGATCGAGCGGGCTGATTTCGAGGCCTTCATGGAGCGCGTGCCGGCGCAGGTGCTGGTGGTACTGGACGAGGCCTACACCGAGTACGTGGATGCCAAAGACGCGCTCAATGGTTTTGACTTTGTGGCGCGTTACCCCAATCTGATCGTGTCACGTACCTTTTCCAAGGCCTATGGCCTGGCAGCGTTGCGGGTCGGCTATTGCATCAGCCATCCACAGGTAGCCGATGTGATCAATCGCGTGCGTCAGCCCTTCAACGTCAACAGTCTGGCATTGGCGGCTGCGGTAGCCAGCCTGCAGGACAACGCCTATCTGGCGGAAAGTCGGCGCGCCAACCGCGAAGGCATGTTGCAGCTGGAGCAGGGTTTCCGTGCGCTGGGGCTGGGCTGGATTGCTTCCCGCGGCAACTTCGTCGCGGTGGACCTGGGGCGCGAAGCCGCGCCGGTATATCAGGGCTTGCTGCGCGAAGGTGTGATTGTTCGTCCGGTAGCGGGCTACGGCATGCCCAACCATCTGCGCGTTTCCATCGGCCTGCCCCAGGAAAACAAGCGCTTCCTCGAAGCCCTGGGGCGGGTTCTGACCGGTGAATAG
- a CDS encoding YciK family oxidoreductase: MFNYSAPADLLLGRVILVTGAGDGIGKACALSCAAHGATVVLLGRTLSKLEAVYDEIEAAGHPQPAICPLNLETAVEKDYNDLADQLFDTFGKLDGLVHNAAQLGPRTLIDNVKNEAWLELMQVNVNAPFFLSKAMFPLLRAAPDASVVFLSSTVGRKARAYWGPYAVTKFAIEGLMQVMADEQDGTSEIRVNSVNPGATRTAMRKAAYPAEEPEKNPVPADIMPVFLYLLGPDSKHINGQALDARG; the protein is encoded by the coding sequence ATGTTTAACTACAGCGCCCCCGCCGACCTGCTGCTGGGACGAGTGATTCTGGTAACCGGTGCCGGCGATGGCATCGGCAAGGCATGCGCCCTGAGCTGCGCCGCCCATGGCGCGACCGTGGTATTGCTGGGCCGGACCCTGAGCAAGCTGGAGGCGGTCTACGATGAGATCGAAGCCGCCGGCCACCCTCAGCCCGCCATCTGCCCGCTGAACCTGGAAACCGCCGTGGAGAAGGACTACAACGACCTGGCCGACCAGCTGTTCGATACCTTCGGCAAGCTCGACGGCCTGGTACACAACGCCGCCCAGCTCGGCCCGCGCACCCTGATCGACAACGTCAAGAATGAAGCCTGGCTGGAGCTCATGCAGGTCAACGTCAACGCGCCTTTCTTCCTGAGCAAGGCGATGTTCCCGCTGCTGCGCGCCGCACCCGACGCCTCGGTGGTCTTTCTCTCATCCACCGTGGGCCGCAAGGCGCGCGCCTATTGGGGCCCCTACGCCGTTACCAAGTTCGCCATCGAAGGGTTGATGCAGGTGATGGCCGACGAACAGGATGGCACCAGCGAGATCCGCGTCAACAGCGTCAACCCCGGGGCCACCCGTACCGCCATGCGCAAGGCCGCCTACCCCGCAGAAGAACCGGAGAAGAACCCGGTGCCCGCGGATATCATGCCGGTGTTTCTGTACCTGCTCGGACCGGACAGCAAACACATCAACGGCCAGGCGCTCGACGCCCGAGGCTGA
- the pheA gene encoding prephenate dehydratase, which translates to MSDEAQLKALRNRIDSIDEKVLELISERARCAQTVAEVKQKTLAEGEKPVFYRPEREAWVLKHIMELNKGPLDNEEVARLFREIMSACLALEEPLRVAYLGPEGTFTQAAALKHFGHSVVSVPMAAIDEIFREVAAGAVHFGVVPVENSTEGAINHTLDSFLEHDLAICGEVELRIHHHLLVGENTRTDKISRVYSHAQSLAQCRKWLDAHYPNVERVAVASNAEAARRVKGEWNSAAIAGDIAGELYGLTRIAEKIEDRPDNSTRFLMIGNQEVPPTGDDKTSIIVSMNNRPGVLHHLLQPFHENGIDLTRIETRPSRSGKWTYVFFIDFFGHQHDPLIKGALEKIREEAVALKILGSYPKAVL; encoded by the coding sequence ATGTCAGATGAAGCGCAACTCAAAGCTCTGCGCAACCGGATCGACTCGATCGACGAGAAGGTTCTGGAGCTGATCAGCGAGCGCGCCCGCTGCGCCCAGACGGTGGCCGAGGTCAAGCAGAAGACGCTGGCCGAGGGCGAGAAGCCGGTGTTCTACCGGCCCGAACGGGAAGCCTGGGTGCTCAAGCACATCATGGAGCTGAACAAGGGGCCGCTGGACAACGAAGAGGTGGCGCGACTGTTCCGCGAGATCATGTCCGCCTGTCTGGCGCTGGAAGAGCCCCTGCGGGTGGCCTACCTGGGGCCGGAAGGCACCTTCACCCAAGCGGCTGCGTTGAAGCATTTCGGCCACTCGGTGGTCAGCGTGCCGATGGCGGCGATCGACGAAATCTTCCGTGAAGTGGCAGCCGGTGCGGTGCACTTCGGTGTGGTCCCGGTGGAAAATTCCACCGAGGGCGCCATCAACCATACCCTCGACAGCTTTCTCGAACACGACCTGGCCATCTGCGGCGAGGTGGAGCTGCGTATTCATCACCATCTGCTGGTGGGCGAGAATACCCGTACCGACAAAATCTCCCGGGTTTACTCCCATGCGCAGTCACTGGCTCAGTGCCGCAAGTGGCTGGATGCGCATTATCCCAACGTCGAGCGGGTCGCGGTGGCCAGCAACGCCGAGGCGGCGCGCCGGGTCAAAGGCGAGTGGAACTCCGCAGCCATCGCCGGTGATATCGCCGGCGAGCTCTATGGCCTGACCCGTATTGCCGAGAAGATCGAGGACCGCCCGGATAACTCCACGCGCTTCCTGATGATCGGCAACCAGGAAGTGCCGCCGACCGGCGACGACAAGACCTCGATCATCGTCTCGATGAACAACCGTCCGGGGGTGCTGCACCATCTGTTGCAGCCGTTCCACGAGAACGGCATCGACCTGACCCGTATTGAAACCCGTCCTTCACGCAGCGGCAAATGGACCTACGTATTCTTCATCGACTTCTTCGGCCATCAGCATGATCCGCTGATCAAAGGCGCGCTGGAAAAGATTCGCGAGGAAGCGGTGGCGCTGAAGATACTGGGTTCTTACCCAAAGGCGGTTCTTTAA
- a CDS encoding HAD-IA family hydrolase: MLDSVLFDLDGTLLDTADDFLAIIQSMREERGLPDSSLHLIRSTVSDGSAGMLCAAFSITPEHADFAELRDDFLDRYQDQLAVHTRPFPGIPELLDWLDAEGLPWGVVTNKMSRFSIPLLEATGLAERCASLVCPDQVQHGKPHPEPLLKACTEMGVDPARSVFVGDHLRDIQAGQAAGMRTVAALYGYLPTGDDPQLWNASFSIENAAALRPWLEQQRTQEFSHV, translated from the coding sequence ATGCTCGACAGCGTACTCTTCGATCTGGACGGCACTCTACTGGATACCGCAGACGATTTTCTCGCCATCATCCAGAGCATGCGCGAGGAGCGCGGCCTGCCTGACTCGTCGCTGCACCTGATTCGCTCGACGGTGTCCGATGGTTCCGCCGGAATGCTCTGCGCAGCCTTCTCCATCACACCCGAACACGCCGATTTCGCTGAGCTGCGCGATGATTTTCTGGACCGCTATCAGGATCAATTGGCAGTGCATACGCGTCCCTTCCCAGGCATTCCCGAGCTGCTCGACTGGCTGGATGCCGAGGGACTGCCATGGGGCGTGGTGACCAACAAGATGAGCCGCTTCAGCATTCCCTTGCTGGAAGCCACCGGCCTGGCCGAACGCTGCGCCAGCCTGGTCTGCCCGGATCAGGTTCAGCACGGTAAGCCGCACCCCGAACCGCTGCTCAAGGCCTGCACGGAAATGGGCGTTGACCCGGCGCGCAGTGTCTTTGTCGGTGATCACCTGCGCGACATCCAGGCCGGACAGGCTGCCGGTATGCGCACCGTCGCCGCACTTTACGGCTACCTGCCGACGGGCGATGATCCGCAATTATGGAATGCCAGTTTCAGTATCGAGAATGCCGCTGCTCTACGCCCCTGGCTGGAGCAGCAACGGACCCAGGAGTTTTCCCATGTTTAA
- the serC gene encoding 3-phosphoserine/phosphohydroxythreonine transaminase: MSKRLFNFCAGPAALPEAVLQTARDELTDWHGKGLSVMEMSHRSDEFVGIAEQAEQDLRELLNIPSDYKVLFLQGGASQQFAQIPLNLLGEDGRADYIDTGIWSRKAMEEASRYGHVNAAASGKEYDYFAIPGQNEWTLSADAAYVHYTPNETIGGVEFNWIPEVGDKPLVADVSSDILSRPLDVSRFGLLYAGAQKNIGPSGLTVVIVREDLLGKAHSKCPTMLDYSVAAKNGSMYNTPPTFAWYLSGLVFKWLKAQGGLDAMERINDAKQRKLYTAIDASELYSNPINVADRSWMNIPFRLADDRLDKPFLAGAEERGLLNLKGHRSVGGMRASIYNAVPEAAVDALVAYMAEFEKQHG, from the coding sequence GTGAGCAAGCGACTGTTCAACTTCTGTGCAGGTCCGGCCGCATTGCCGGAGGCAGTATTGCAGACGGCCAGGGACGAGCTGACGGACTGGCATGGCAAAGGCCTGTCGGTCATGGAAATGAGTCACCGCAGTGACGAGTTTGTCGGCATCGCCGAGCAGGCCGAACAGGACCTGCGCGAGCTGCTGAATATTCCGTCGGACTACAAGGTACTGTTCCTGCAAGGTGGCGCCAGCCAGCAGTTCGCCCAGATTCCGCTGAATCTGCTGGGCGAGGATGGCCGTGCCGACTATATCGATACCGGCATCTGGTCACGCAAGGCGATGGAAGAAGCCTCCCGTTACGGCCACGTCAATGCGGCTGCCTCGGGCAAGGAATACGATTATTTCGCCATTCCCGGGCAGAACGAATGGACCTTGTCCGCTGATGCGGCCTATGTCCACTACACACCGAATGAAACCATCGGTGGTGTGGAATTCAACTGGATCCCTGAGGTGGGTGACAAGCCGCTGGTGGCGGACGTGTCATCCGACATCCTCTCGCGTCCGCTGGATGTGTCGCGCTTCGGTCTGCTCTACGCCGGTGCGCAGAAGAACATCGGCCCCAGCGGCCTGACCGTGGTTATCGTTCGCGAAGACCTGCTCGGCAAGGCACACAGCAAGTGTCCGACCATGCTCGACTACAGCGTCGCGGCAAAGAACGGCTCCATGTACAACACACCGCCGACCTTTGCCTGGTACCTGTCCGGGCTGGTGTTCAAGTGGCTCAAGGCGCAGGGTGGTCTCGATGCCATGGAGCGCATTAACGACGCCAAACAGCGCAAGCTGTATACGGCGATCGATGCCAGCGAGCTGTACAGCAACCCGATCAACGTCGCAGATCGTTCGTGGATGAATATTCCCTTCCGTCTGGCCGATGATCGTCTGGACAAGCCTTTCCTGGCGGGTGCCGAGGAACGGGGACTGCTCAACCTCAAGGGGCATCGTTCGGTGGGCGGCATGCGTGCCTCCATCTATAACGCAGTCCCGGAAGCGGCAGTGGATGCGCTGGTGGCCTACATGGCCGAATTCGAGAAACAGCACGGTTGA
- a CDS encoding segregation and condensation protein A: MNAREPEQLAQSESAAELPGPVQHELPLAVVNGQPVTEMPQDLYIPPEALEVFLDTFEGPLDLLLYLIRRQNLDILDIPVAEITRQYMGYVELMQAVRLELAAEYLVMAAMLAEIKSRMLLPRHEEDHGGDFDDDDPRAELIRRLQEYERFRQAAEDLDALPRVGRDITLAAAAPPAVEARAAHPDVSMNELLLALTEVLRRADMFESHQVSRETLSTRERMAEVLERLKGGQFVPFISLYQVSEGRLGVVVTFMAVLELVKEQLIDLVQSEPLAPIHVKVKSDDPTTA; this comes from the coding sequence ATGAACGCCCGGGAACCAGAGCAGTTGGCGCAGAGCGAGTCGGCTGCCGAGCTGCCGGGTCCCGTACAGCATGAATTGCCGCTGGCCGTTGTCAATGGTCAGCCGGTTACCGAGATGCCTCAGGATCTGTACATTCCTCCCGAGGCGCTCGAAGTCTTTCTCGATACCTTCGAAGGGCCGCTGGATCTGCTGTTGTATCTGATCCGTCGGCAGAATCTCGATATCCTCGATATCCCCGTCGCTGAAATCACTCGCCAGTACATGGGCTATGTCGAGCTGATGCAGGCAGTGCGGTTGGAGCTCGCGGCAGAATACCTGGTCATGGCCGCCATGCTGGCCGAGATCAAGTCGCGCATGTTGCTGCCGCGCCATGAGGAGGACCATGGTGGTGACTTTGACGACGACGATCCGCGCGCCGAGCTGATTCGTCGGCTGCAGGAATATGAGCGGTTTCGTCAGGCGGCGGAAGATCTCGATGCGCTACCGCGGGTTGGGCGAGATATAACCCTGGCGGCTGCGGCGCCGCCAGCTGTGGAGGCACGCGCCGCGCACCCGGATGTGAGCATGAACGAACTGTTGCTGGCGCTCACCGAGGTGCTGCGGCGCGCCGACATGTTCGAGAGTCACCAGGTCAGCCGCGAGACACTGTCCACCCGCGAGCGCATGGCCGAGGTGCTGGAGCGGTTGAAGGGCGGGCAGTTCGTCCCGTTCATCAGTCTCTACCAGGTCAGCGAAGGCCGGCTCGGAGTGGTGGTCACCTTCATGGCGGTACTCGAACTGGTCAAGGAGCAACTGATCGATCTGGTGCAGAGCGAACCTCTTGCTCCCATTCACGTCAAGGTGAAAAGCGATGACCCGACCACCGCTTGA
- the mtnA gene encoding S-methyl-5-thioribose-1-phosphate isomerase: MQFQPQAADLSGVQAMEWCGSSLRLLDQRRLPEEGNWVECQDAVQVAEAIRTGVVQGAAAVGIAAAYGIALAARRIGQAQDWTAALEADFALLSAARPSAANLRWALRMLRERLRRPLGVAANIPELLAQAAISIHVSDREANLAMGKLGMQVIRRHDRQPQNMLTFGNAGALAGGGYGSALGVIRAAHAAGLVAELHACETRPGRAGQRTLWELTQDELPVKLHVDAAAGHLMKSENLSWVVVGAEYIAANGDVVSAIGTYALAILAMHHGLRFMVVAPSSSVDLSLETADEVDLGQPSPGQGGQQLFDVTPADLIDVIVTEKGIVERPDQPRLAELLSHRRLH; encoded by the coding sequence ATGCAGTTTCAACCCCAAGCCGCCGACCTGAGCGGTGTTCAGGCCATGGAGTGGTGCGGCAGCAGTTTGCGCCTTCTTGATCAGCGGCGCTTGCCCGAGGAAGGCAACTGGGTCGAGTGTCAGGACGCGGTGCAGGTTGCCGAGGCCATTCGCACTGGTGTGGTGCAGGGCGCGGCAGCGGTGGGTATCGCCGCGGCTTATGGTATTGCTCTCGCCGCCAGGCGCATTGGCCAGGCGCAAGACTGGACGGCGGCGCTGGAGGCGGATTTTGCCCTGCTGAGCGCCGCTCGCCCCTCGGCAGCCAATCTGCGCTGGGCGCTGCGCATGCTGCGTGAGCGGTTGCGTCGCCCTCTGGGTGTGGCTGCGAATATACCCGAGCTGCTGGCCCAGGCGGCCATTTCGATACATGTCAGCGACCGCGAGGCCAACCTTGCCATGGGCAAGCTGGGTATGCAGGTCATCCGTCGACATGATCGGCAGCCGCAGAATATGCTGACTTTCGGCAATGCCGGGGCCTTGGCGGGTGGCGGTTACGGCAGCGCGCTGGGCGTTATTCGCGCCGCCCATGCCGCCGGACTGGTCGCCGAGCTGCATGCCTGTGAAACCCGTCCCGGGCGCGCTGGACAGCGGACCCTGTGGGAACTGACCCAGGATGAGCTACCCGTCAAGCTGCACGTCGATGCTGCCGCCGGTCATCTGATGAAATCGGAGAATCTGAGCTGGGTGGTGGTGGGTGCCGAATACATTGCCGCCAACGGCGACGTGGTCAGTGCAATCGGCACCTATGCGCTGGCGATACTGGCGATGCACCACGGCTTGCGGTTCATGGTGGTGGCGCCGAGTTCCAGTGTCGATCTGAGCCTGGAGACGGCCGATGAGGTTGATCTCGGCCAGCCGTCGCCAGGGCAGGGTGGGCAGCAGTTGTTTGATGTGACACCAGCGGATCTGATTGATGTGATCGTCACCGAGAAGGGTATCGTCGAGCGCCCCGATCAACCCCGGCTCGCAGAGCTGCTCAGTCACCGTCGGCTGCACTGA